The Candidatus Liberimonas magnetica genome contains a region encoding:
- a CDS encoding haloacid dehalogenase-like hydrolase, with protein MRKYKQNIIALVYDFDGTLTPNSMQEYTLLPKIGVKDARKFWDGIYKDCVHLQAENTLMWMKKIIDLAKNEGTPISKEYFNKIGGDITYFAGVPGYFDNINKYIESKVKGNMEVRHYIISSGLKEILDGISIRNEFFNVFGSEYLYDKEGYPDFPKVAITDTVKTQYLFRINKGKEKIGESINEHTPENDRPIPFKNMIYIGDGLSDVPAMNVTKKNGGYAIAIYKPGEPKGKNTCQKLLEADRVNFIAPADYRKDSILVDSIKVIVDTIIQQYEMTQYIKRQNNK; from the coding sequence ATGAGAAAATACAAACAAAACATTATTGCTTTAGTTTATGATTTTGACGGGACACTTACCCCAAACTCTATGCAGGAATATACCTTGCTTCCCAAAATAGGTGTTAAGGATGCCCGTAAATTTTGGGATGGCATATATAAAGATTGCGTACATTTGCAAGCTGAAAATACCTTAATGTGGATGAAGAAGATAATAGATCTGGCAAAAAATGAAGGAACACCTATCTCCAAAGAGTATTTCAACAAAATAGGTGGAGATATAACTTACTTTGCTGGAGTTCCGGGCTATTTTGACAACATAAACAAGTATATTGAAAGCAAAGTTAAGGGAAATATGGAAGTAAGGCATTATATAATATCTTCAGGATTGAAGGAGATACTTGATGGAATTTCAATCAGGAATGAGTTTTTCAATGTTTTCGGTTCTGAATATCTGTATGACAAAGAAGGCTATCCAGATTTCCCAAAAGTTGCTATCACAGACACAGTAAAAACACAGTATTTATTCAGAATAAATAAAGGAAAAGAAAAAATAGGCGAAAGCATCAATGAACACACACCTGAAAACGACCGCCCGATACCCTTTAAGAACATGATATACATCGGTGATGGCCTCTCAGATGTCCCTGCCATGAATGTAACCAAGAAGAATGGTGGCTATGCAATAGCAATATATAAACCCGGTGAGCCAAAAGGCAAGAATACTTGCCAGAAATTGCTTGAAGCCGACAGGGTTAATTTTATAGCCCCTGCTGATTACAGAAAAGACAGTATTCTGGTAGATTCAATAAAGGTAATAGTAGATACAATAATACAACAATACGAGATGACCCAATATATCAAAAGACAGAACAACAAATAA